From a region of the Methylocystis hirsuta genome:
- a CDS encoding MerR family transcriptional regulator, whose translation MSGKSDEAMRTIGEVAASLDLPAHVLRFWETRFKQINPLKRAGGRRFYRERDIELVIAIRRLLYDEGYTIKGVQRILKEAGVEAVLAGAGRRQGDLPGTPSPFRPGAGEGRIGSARDEDETDAAVSADDLAVLRAQNPNLAAQDAAPAVELDERLASPSARSEPRSLATPQTRILREVLAEIEECKRLLRLTRR comes from the coding sequence GTGTCGGGCAAGAGCGATGAAGCGATGCGCACGATCGGCGAGGTCGCGGCGAGCCTCGACCTTCCCGCGCATGTGCTGCGCTTCTGGGAAACCCGTTTCAAGCAGATCAATCCTCTTAAGCGCGCAGGCGGGCGGCGCTTCTACCGGGAGCGCGACATCGAACTCGTGATCGCGATCCGCCGCCTGCTCTACGACGAAGGCTATACGATCAAGGGCGTGCAGCGCATCCTCAAGGAGGCTGGCGTCGAGGCGGTCCTGGCGGGCGCCGGGCGCCGCCAAGGGGACCTGCCCGGGACTCCCTCCCCTTTCCGTCCGGGCGCGGGCGAGGGACGAATCGGATCAGCGCGAGACGAAGACGAGACGGACGCCGCCGTCTCGGCCGACGACCTGGCCGTTCTGCGCGCGCAAAATCCAAATCTTGCGGCCCAGGACGCGGCTCCCGCCGTCGAACTTGACGAGCGTCTTGCGTCGCCTTCGGCCCGCAGCGAACCGCGCTCTCTTGCTACGCCGCAAACGCGTATCCTGCGCGAGGTTCTGGCCGAGATCGAGGAATGCAAACGCCTGCTGAGACTGACCAGGCGATAG
- the pqqB gene encoding pyrroloquinoline quinone biosynthesis protein PqqB — translation MRIRILGSGAGGGFPQWNCNCANCRAVRAGAPGFLPRTQSSLAVSVNGADWLLLNASPDLREQIAAAPELAPAPDDGLRASPIKAVALTNGDVDHVAGLLNMREAQPFSLYAAGRVLDALGANPIFTILQTQLVPRIELHTEKATPVTGAGIDLGLAIRAFPVPGKIALYLENANAPNFGTSAGDTLGLEIIETATGDSFFYIPGCAKVDADLAERLRDAKLVFFDGTLFHENEMIEQGLLGKTGSRMGHVNVSGADGSIAAFEPLDVKRKIYVHINNSNPLLNEFSDEYATAQAAGWEIGEDGMEVDL, via the coding sequence ATGCGGATCAGAATCTTGGGGTCGGGCGCCGGCGGCGGCTTCCCGCAATGGAACTGCAACTGCGCCAATTGCCGGGCTGTCCGCGCCGGAGCGCCTGGTTTTTTGCCGCGCACACAGTCGTCATTGGCGGTGAGCGTCAACGGCGCCGACTGGCTGCTGCTCAACGCCTCGCCTGATCTGCGCGAGCAAATTGCCGCCGCGCCCGAGCTTGCTCCTGCTCCCGATGACGGTCTGCGCGCGAGCCCGATCAAGGCGGTGGCGCTGACAAATGGCGACGTTGACCATGTCGCGGGTCTTCTCAACATGCGAGAAGCGCAGCCGTTCAGCCTCTACGCCGCAGGACGCGTTCTCGATGCGCTCGGCGCCAATCCGATTTTTACGATCCTGCAGACGCAGCTCGTGCCCCGCATTGAGCTGCACACAGAGAAAGCGACGCCTGTCACCGGAGCGGGCATTGATCTTGGGCTCGCGATCCGCGCCTTTCCCGTTCCGGGCAAGATCGCGCTCTATCTCGAGAACGCCAACGCGCCGAATTTCGGCACAAGCGCCGGCGACACGCTGGGGCTTGAGATCATCGAAACCGCGACGGGCGACTCATTCTTTTACATTCCCGGATGCGCCAAGGTTGACGCGGACCTCGCTGAGCGGCTTCGCGACGCCAAGCTGGTGTTCTTCGACGGCACGCTTTTCCACGAAAACGAGATGATCGAGCAAGGCCTGCTCGGCAAGACCGGTTCGCGCATGGGCCATGTCAATGTCAGCGGCGCCGACGGCTCCATCGCCGCGTTCGAGCCGCTCGACGTGAAGCGCAAAATCTATGTGCACATCAATAATTCGAACCCTCTCCTGAACGAGTTCTCGGATGAATATGCGACCGCTCAAGCGGCCGGCTGGGAAATCGGCGAGGATGGCATGGAGGTCGACCTGTGA
- a CDS encoding ISNCY family transposase, giving the protein MIKFLSLLSRYEAAEFSQLEAAELLGVGERTFRRWRQRYEEEGEAGLLDRRLGKASVKRVPVDRSEEVEALYRGRYAGFTAKHFHEHLVRMHGFKWGYTWTKTFLHGRGLLEKAPKRGAHRRKRERRPLPGMMLHQDGSRHVWLEGRPALDLIVTLDDATSQIYSAFLVEEEGTASTFRALAEVFGEHGLPLSLYTDRGAHYFHTPEAGGKVDRSKPTQVGRALAHLGVEHIAAYSPQARGRSERVFQTLQDRLVKELALAGIDTVAAANRFLREVYIPSHNARFAVAPTQEGSAFVAISGVDLCEILCVQEERQVGNDNCVSFNRLKLQIPESPLRAHFVKARVKVRCYPDGTHAVFHGPRCLARYDEKGALQEERKAA; this is encoded by the coding sequence ATGATCAAGTTCCTGAGCCTATTGAGTCGTTACGAGGCGGCTGAGTTTAGTCAGCTGGAAGCGGCGGAACTGTTGGGGGTTGGCGAGCGGACGTTCCGGCGCTGGCGTCAACGCTATGAGGAGGAGGGCGAAGCGGGCCTTCTCGACCGGCGGCTCGGCAAGGCGTCTGTCAAGCGGGTTCCGGTTGATCGGAGCGAAGAAGTGGAGGCTCTGTATCGCGGTCGGTACGCTGGCTTCACCGCGAAGCATTTTCACGAGCATCTGGTGCGCATGCACGGGTTCAAATGGGGCTACACCTGGACGAAGACCTTCCTGCATGGGCGGGGTTTGCTGGAGAAGGCGCCCAAGCGCGGCGCGCATCGGCGCAAGCGCGAGCGGCGCCCGCTTCCCGGCATGATGCTGCATCAGGACGGATCGCGGCATGTGTGGCTCGAGGGGCGGCCGGCGCTCGATCTGATCGTCACGCTGGACGACGCGACGAGCCAAATCTACTCGGCGTTTCTGGTCGAGGAGGAAGGGACGGCTTCGACCTTCCGCGCGCTGGCGGAGGTGTTTGGCGAACATGGCCTGCCGCTTTCGCTCTACACGGATCGCGGCGCGCATTATTTTCACACGCCGGAAGCGGGCGGCAAGGTCGACCGGTCGAAGCCGACGCAGGTCGGACGGGCGCTGGCGCATCTGGGCGTCGAGCATATCGCGGCGTATTCTCCGCAGGCGCGCGGGCGCTCGGAGCGGGTGTTCCAGACCTTGCAGGATCGACTGGTGAAGGAGCTGGCGCTTGCGGGGATCGACACGGTCGCGGCGGCCAACCGGTTCCTGCGCGAGGTCTATATTCCGTCGCACAACGCCCGGTTCGCGGTGGCGCCAACGCAGGAGGGCTCGGCTTTCGTGGCGATCTCCGGCGTCGATCTTTGCGAGATTTTATGCGTGCAGGAGGAGCGCCAGGTCGGCAACGACAACTGCGTGTCGTTCAACCGGCTCAAGCTTCAGATTCCCGAAAGCCCGCTGCGCGCGCATTTCGTCAAGGCGCGGGTGAAGGTGCGCTGCTATCCCGATGGAACCCACGCCGTCTTCCACGGCCCGCGATGCCTCGCGCGCTACGACGAAAAGGGCGCCCTCCAGGAAGAAAGAAAAGCCGCTTGA
- the pqqC gene encoding pyrroloquinoline-quinone synthase PqqC: MNEIVAIDWRGAAPLARDEFEASIRAVGAERYHDKHEFHKLLHGGKLQKEQVAAWALNRYCYQEAVPRKDAAFMSRVHDRELRREWIHRIHDHDGLGEEGGGIERWLVLTDALGFSREYVTSRRGALPATKFAVEAYVRFVVEQPLVVAVASSLTELFAPSIHRERIVGMLENYEFVDDQVMAYFKRRLTQAPRDSEFALGYVLDNAKTRAEQEACVGAVRFKCDVLWAQLDALHHAYVTPGLIPPGAWRPGDANV, translated from the coding sequence GTGAACGAGATCGTAGCCATTGATTGGCGCGGCGCCGCGCCGCTCGCCCGCGACGAATTCGAAGCCTCGATTCGCGCCGTCGGCGCCGAGCGCTATCACGACAAGCATGAGTTTCATAAGCTGCTGCACGGCGGCAAGCTCCAGAAGGAGCAGGTCGCCGCCTGGGCGCTGAACCGCTACTGCTACCAAGAGGCGGTGCCGCGCAAGGACGCCGCCTTTATGAGCCGCGTCCATGATCGCGAGCTGCGCCGCGAATGGATACATCGCATCCACGATCATGACGGACTCGGCGAAGAAGGCGGCGGCATCGAGCGCTGGCTCGTGCTGACGGACGCGCTCGGCTTCTCGCGCGAGTACGTGACCTCTCGGCGTGGCGCCCTGCCCGCGACGAAATTCGCCGTCGAAGCCTATGTGCGCTTTGTCGTCGAGCAGCCGCTCGTCGTTGCGGTCGCGTCTTCGCTGACCGAACTCTTCGCGCCGTCGATCCATCGCGAACGCATCGTCGGAATGCTGGAAAATTACGAATTCGTCGACGACCAGGTGATGGCCTATTTCAAACGACGGCTGACGCAGGCGCCGCGCGATTCCGAGTTTGCGCTCGGCTATGTGCTGGACAACGCCAAGACCCGCGCCGAACAGGAAGCCTGCGTCGGCGCCGTGCGGTTCAAATGCGACGTCTTGTGGGCGCAGCTTGACGCATTACATCACGCCTACGTCACGCCCGGGCTGATCCCGCCCGGCGCATGGCGGCCAGGAGACGCCAATGTCTGA
- a CDS encoding DUF692 domain-containing protein, whose protein sequence is MVASAIDAPALGSGLGYRPQFRADLFARRDEVDFIEIIADHYLDASKEKLAELELLGAHFPLVAHGLDLSIGSADGVDSRYLDKIAALIERIDPPWWSEHLCFTRAGGISIGHLASLPYTQEAVDVVARNVEVVRRRIKTPLILENITCVVRIPGGEMDEAEFLWRTLEATGCGWLCDVANMHVNATNFGVDLERDFERWPWDRLVQIHYAGGRQRDGLLIDSHDAATSDAVWRLYDRVVARAPVKAVILERDEKMPPFGELIDEVARARRTLVENGRWR, encoded by the coding sequence ATGGTGGCGTCCGCGATTGACGCGCCGGCCCTCGGGTCCGGACTTGGCTATCGTCCGCAGTTTCGTGCCGATCTCTTCGCCCGACGGGATGAGGTCGATTTCATCGAGATCATCGCCGATCATTATCTTGACGCATCAAAGGAAAAGCTCGCTGAACTCGAGCTTTTAGGAGCGCATTTCCCGCTCGTCGCGCATGGTCTCGATCTCTCCATCGGAAGCGCAGACGGCGTCGACTCACGCTATCTCGATAAAATCGCCGCGCTGATCGAACGCATCGATCCGCCCTGGTGGAGCGAACATCTTTGCTTCACGCGCGCCGGCGGAATCAGCATCGGCCATCTTGCGTCTCTGCCCTATACGCAGGAAGCCGTCGACGTGGTCGCGCGCAATGTCGAAGTTGTGCGCAGGCGCATCAAGACGCCGCTGATCTTGGAAAACATCACTTGCGTGGTGCGCATTCCAGGCGGCGAAATGGACGAAGCTGAATTTTTGTGGCGCACGCTCGAAGCGACCGGATGCGGTTGGCTGTGCGACGTCGCCAACATGCATGTGAATGCGACGAATTTCGGCGTCGATCTCGAACGCGACTTCGAGCGCTGGCCATGGGACAGGCTGGTGCAAATCCACTACGCCGGCGGACGCCAGCGCGACGGCCTGCTGATCGACAGCCATGACGCTGCGACGAGCGATGCGGTTTGGCGGCTCTATGATCGCGTTGTCGCCCGTGCGCCGGTCAAGGCGGTCATTCTCGAGCGCGACGAGAAAATGCCGCCGTTCGGCGAACTCATCGATGAAGTGGCGCGCGCGCGACGAACGCTCGTGGAGAACGGGCGATGGCGTTAG
- a CDS encoding COX15/CtaA family protein, whose translation MEDWLHFPQPVPAIRHHATAANARAVRNWLWLVAGLVFLMVIVGGATRLTESGLSIVQWKPVTGVLPPLSQQEWQEAFEAYKQIPQYRELFPDMDVAGFKYIYAWEWAHRLLGRLIGVVFAVPLIWFWATGRLPRSAKPKLVGILALGALQGGVGWWMVASGLVNRIEVAQERLAIHLLLAALIFSACLWVAGGLGPRAVSLVHEGAGRLKAVALTILAFVFLQIFVGGLVAGLRAGLVNNTWPLMDGAFIPPADVLWRLEPFWTNLVDNPVTVQFFHRMIAYLIFALALGHLLDAWMNAEGRARRGAAILFGHVLMQIALGVATLVLVEPPFAGAPHLSLALAHQAIGMAVLAVATLQARRLVQDVITN comes from the coding sequence ATGGAAGATTGGCTGCACTTTCCCCAACCGGTCCCAGCGATCAGACACCACGCGACCGCGGCGAACGCCCGGGCGGTGCGCAACTGGCTGTGGCTCGTCGCAGGGCTGGTCTTTCTGATGGTCATCGTCGGCGGCGCGACCCGGTTAACCGAATCGGGCCTATCGATCGTGCAGTGGAAGCCTGTCACCGGCGTGCTGCCGCCGCTGTCCCAGCAAGAGTGGCAGGAGGCGTTCGAGGCATACAAGCAGATTCCGCAGTATAGGGAACTGTTCCCGGACATGGATGTCGCCGGGTTCAAATATATTTACGCCTGGGAATGGGCGCATCGTCTTCTCGGGCGCCTGATCGGCGTGGTTTTCGCCGTCCCGCTCATATGGTTTTGGGCGACCGGCCGCCTGCCGCGTTCGGCGAAGCCGAAGCTTGTCGGCATTCTCGCGCTCGGGGCGCTCCAGGGCGGCGTCGGCTGGTGGATGGTTGCATCCGGCCTCGTCAACCGCATCGAGGTGGCGCAGGAGCGCCTCGCGATCCATTTGCTGCTCGCCGCGCTGATCTTCTCCGCATGTTTATGGGTGGCCGGCGGCCTCGGACCGCGCGCCGTGTCTCTCGTGCACGAGGGCGCAGGTCGGCTGAAGGCGGTCGCGCTGACGATCCTCGCTTTTGTGTTTCTGCAGATTTTCGTCGGCGGCCTCGTCGCTGGATTGCGGGCGGGCCTCGTCAACAACACTTGGCCGCTGATGGACGGCGCCTTCATTCCTCCGGCCGACGTCTTGTGGCGATTGGAGCCCTTCTGGACCAATCTCGTCGACAACCCTGTCACCGTCCAATTCTTCCACCGCATGATCGCCTATCTGATCTTCGCTCTGGCGCTCGGGCATCTTCTGGACGCGTGGATGAACGCGGAAGGACGCGCGCGCCGCGGCGCCGCGATTCTGTTCGGCCATGTGCTCATGCAGATCGCGCTTGGCGTTGCGACGTTGGTGCTCGTCGAACCGCCTTTCGCCGGCGCGCCGCATCTCTCTCTGGCGCTCGCGCATCAGGCGATCGGCATGGCGGTGTTGGCGGTCGCGACGCTGCAGGCGCGACGGCTTGTGCAAGACGTGATCACGAACTGA
- a CDS encoding flagellar export protein FliJ, producing the protein MKSRDTLVRLKRFQAEEKRRRVIQLNAMIGEFTRMANELEREIGQEERRANIDDPNHFAYPTYARAARTRRDNIVASITELRGQLEEAEAQFKEASEDFAKAQNQEARDRGAERMVDVVAERRHAEMPEVLRRA; encoded by the coding sequence ATGAAGTCGCGGGATACGCTTGTCCGTCTCAAACGGTTCCAGGCCGAGGAAAAACGTCGGCGTGTCATCCAATTGAATGCAATGATCGGCGAATTCACGCGCATGGCCAATGAGCTCGAGCGTGAAATCGGTCAGGAAGAGCGGCGCGCCAACATCGACGATCCCAATCATTTCGCTTATCCGACCTATGCGCGGGCGGCGCGCACGCGACGCGACAACATCGTTGCGTCGATCACGGAGCTGCGCGGCCAACTCGAAGAAGCCGAAGCGCAGTTCAAAGAGGCCAGCGAAGACTTCGCCAAGGCGCAAAACCAGGAAGCGCGGGATCGCGGGGCCGAGCGCATGGTTGATGTCGTCGCCGAGCGGCGCCACGCCGAAATGCCGGAAGTTTTGCGCAGGGCTTAA
- a CDS encoding addiction module antidote protein yields MTTQYATFSAADYLDDEEVIAEYLSAAAEDENPDVLLSALAEVAKARGMSQVAAASGLGRESLYKALAPGAKPRYSTISAVMRALNVKFAVAPVIAVSHKVATKPKTGRFSKPATRRKTAVQEKCA; encoded by the coding sequence ATGACCACGCAATATGCCACCTTCAGCGCGGCAGATTATCTCGACGATGAAGAGGTCATCGCCGAATACCTCTCCGCCGCCGCTGAGGATGAAAACCCAGACGTGCTGCTATCCGCGCTTGCGGAAGTCGCAAAGGCGCGAGGCATGTCTCAGGTCGCTGCTGCGTCTGGACTTGGCAGAGAGAGCCTTTATAAGGCGCTCGCGCCAGGGGCGAAGCCGCGATACTCGACTATAAGCGCCGTCATGCGCGCTCTTAATGTGAAATTCGCCGTCGCGCCCGTAATAGCGGTTTCGCACAAAGTTGCGACAAAGCCGAAAACAGGACGTTTCAGCAAGCCTGCCACAAGACGCAAGACGGCTGTCCAAGAGAAGTGCGCCTGA
- a CDS encoding TIGR04222 domain-containing membrane protein yields MQNIAILNLPGPEFLNVFGLVVILVLAATYLCIRLADRTDRRPPPPVPQNPDAMEVAFLQGGVNQVIRTLIYDLAQRGFVVLAAEDHVIPTEKQPEPGELTAMETRLLEAVQAKPKAHALFEDRSLRRWLLEQLAPLRAKLAAEELIKPKSVKIWRRRAQIGGTLIIVGLALAKIYVEWTAGAVNVAYLVFLAAASVASLFALAYVLTRTHASRRGHAYLDAMRLAYGGRLKEAVGHIGSPGPEARAFHGAALFLIGLYGFAPLKGTTEAMFAEAFSRGSGSDGSDCGTSCGGSCGDGGASDGGVRD; encoded by the coding sequence GTGCAGAATATTGCGATCCTTAATCTTCCCGGGCCAGAATTTCTCAATGTCTTCGGCCTCGTCGTCATCCTCGTGCTGGCGGCCACTTACCTTTGCATTAGGCTCGCGGATCGCACCGATCGCCGCCCGCCGCCGCCCGTTCCGCAGAACCCCGACGCGATGGAGGTCGCCTTCCTGCAGGGCGGCGTCAATCAGGTCATCCGAACGCTGATCTACGATCTTGCGCAGCGCGGCTTCGTCGTCCTCGCCGCGGAGGATCACGTGATTCCCACAGAGAAGCAGCCGGAGCCGGGCGAACTCACCGCCATGGAGACGCGCCTGCTCGAAGCCGTGCAGGCGAAGCCGAAGGCGCATGCGCTGTTCGAAGATCGGAGCTTGCGGCGCTGGCTGCTGGAGCAGCTCGCGCCGCTGCGCGCCAAGCTCGCCGCGGAAGAGCTGATCAAGCCCAAGTCCGTGAAGATCTGGCGTCGGCGCGCGCAGATCGGCGGAACGCTGATCATCGTCGGCCTGGCGCTTGCCAAGATCTATGTGGAATGGACAGCGGGCGCCGTGAATGTCGCCTATCTAGTCTTTCTCGCAGCTGCGTCTGTCGCGTCGCTTTTCGCGCTTGCCTATGTGCTGACCAGAACCCATGCCAGCCGTCGCGGCCACGCCTATCTTGACGCGATGCGGCTTGCCTATGGCGGCCGTCTGAAGGAGGCCGTCGGTCACATCGGATCGCCTGGACCCGAAGCGCGCGCGTTCCACGGCGCCGCGCTGTTTCTCATCGGCCTTTATGGATTCGCGCCGCTCAAAGGCACGACGGAGGCGATGTTCGCCGAAGCCTTCAGTCGCGGCTCGGGAAGCGATGGCTCAGATTGCGGAACAAGTTGCGGCGGCAGTTGCGGCGACGGCGGAGCGAGCGATGGTGGCGTCCGCGATTGA
- the pqqE gene encoding pyrroloquinoline quinone biosynthesis protein PqqE translates to MSEAQAARFVIGPDSRPAFTRYARLHEDRARSRTVILAPERAYELDPIGLIVLRAIDGATRLADLCARLAQQYSAPLDVITRDVTALLQGLADKRLLRDGTDEFAAPPPSAFAASIAPFAGGPAGLLAELTHRCPLQCPYCSNPLELERSNVELTADEWGATFRQAASIGALQLHLSGGEPTVRRDLEEILAHAVDAGLYTNLVTSAVLLTRERMQRLAKIGLDHVQVSIQDVVPKSADRISGFQGGVAKKRDVARWTREFGMGLTINAPMHRQNIAHLPQIIDFAVEVDAQRIEIAHIQYYAWAQMNRAALIPTREAFMETVGIVDEAKKRLAGVLNFDFVIHDHYATRPKACTGGWGRSIMAVTPSGKALPCHAAQTLPGMAFDNVRERPLGDIWRHGAAFNAFRGTDWMKEPCRSCERREIDFGGCRCQAFAIAGDAAATDPACHLSPDHARFAAYAEIESHVPPPDFVYRRYGGAAASTARAKEPA, encoded by the coding sequence ATGTCTGAGGCGCAGGCCGCGCGGTTCGTGATCGGCCCGGATTCGCGTCCGGCCTTCACGCGCTACGCGCGGCTGCATGAAGACCGCGCGCGGTCTCGAACGGTTATTCTGGCGCCCGAGCGCGCCTATGAACTCGATCCGATTGGGCTCATCGTGCTGCGCGCGATCGACGGCGCAACGCGCCTCGCCGATCTTTGCGCGCGGCTCGCGCAGCAATATTCCGCGCCGCTCGACGTTATCACGCGCGACGTCACGGCGCTGCTGCAAGGCCTCGCCGACAAGCGGCTGCTGCGCGACGGAACCGACGAATTTGCGGCGCCGCCGCCGTCCGCCTTCGCCGCGTCGATCGCGCCATTCGCGGGCGGACCCGCGGGGCTGCTCGCCGAGCTTACCCATCGCTGCCCGCTGCAATGTCCCTACTGCTCCAACCCGCTCGAACTCGAGCGCTCGAACGTGGAGCTCACCGCCGACGAGTGGGGCGCGACCTTCCGTCAGGCGGCGTCGATCGGCGCGCTGCAACTGCATCTTTCCGGCGGCGAACCGACTGTGCGCCGCGATCTTGAAGAGATACTCGCACACGCAGTCGACGCGGGACTCTACACCAATCTCGTCACCTCCGCCGTTCTGCTGACGCGCGAGCGGATGCAGCGTCTCGCAAAGATCGGCCTCGATCATGTGCAAGTCTCTATCCAGGACGTCGTTCCCAAGAGCGCCGACCGAATCTCGGGCTTTCAGGGCGGCGTCGCCAAGAAGCGCGACGTCGCGCGATGGACGCGCGAATTCGGCATGGGGTTGACGATCAATGCGCCGATGCACCGGCAGAACATCGCGCATCTGCCGCAGATCATCGACTTCGCCGTCGAGGTCGATGCGCAGCGCATCGAGATCGCGCATATTCAATATTACGCCTGGGCGCAGATGAACCGCGCCGCGCTCATCCCGACGCGCGAAGCCTTCATGGAAACAGTCGGCATCGTGGACGAGGCGAAGAAGCGTCTCGCCGGCGTGCTCAATTTCGATTTCGTCATCCACGATCATTACGCGACGCGGCCGAAGGCCTGCACGGGCGGCTGGGGCCGATCAATCATGGCGGTGACGCCATCCGGCAAGGCCCTGCCCTGCCACGCCGCGCAGACCCTGCCGGGAATGGCCTTCGACAATGTGCGCGAGAGGCCGCTCGGCGACATCTGGCGACATGGCGCTGCCTTCAACGCCTTTCGCGGCACGGACTGGATGAAGGAGCCCTGTCGTTCTTGCGAGCGCCGTGAAATCGATTTCGGCGGCTGCCGCTGTCAGGCGTTCGCGATCGCCGGCGACGCCGCGGCGACGGACCCCGCCTGCCATCTGTCGCCGGACCATGCGCGCTTCGCCGCTTACGCCGAAATCGAATCGCACGTCCCACCGCCGGACTTCGTCTACCGCCGCTATGGCGGCGCCGCAGCGTCGACGGCGCGCGCCAAAGAGCCCGCGTAG
- a CDS encoding type II toxin-antitoxin system RelE/ParE family toxin, translated as MLTLVRSDTFSAWLAALTDKKGKARILARLTSVEHGNFGDCEPVGEGVSEMRIHFGPGYRVYFVKNGSTVYVLLNGGNKGSQKRNIAQAKRMARELKESDK; from the coding sequence ATGTTAACGCTTGTTCGATCCGACACTTTCTCAGCTTGGCTTGCCGCGCTCACCGATAAAAAGGGGAAGGCTCGGATATTGGCTCGGCTGACCAGTGTCGAGCATGGCAACTTCGGAGACTGTGAGCCGGTAGGCGAAGGCGTGTCGGAAATGCGAATCCACTTCGGTCCAGGATATCGCGTCTATTTCGTGAAGAACGGCTCGACTGTCTATGTCCTGCTTAACGGCGGAAACAAAGGTTCGCAAAAGCGGAATATCGCACAAGCAAAGAGAATGGCGCGCGAGTTGAAGGAGTCCGACAAATGA